The following nucleotide sequence is from Peribacillus sp. ACCC06369.
CAGCCATTTCAGTCTCATAGGATTCTTCCAATTTTTTTTGCATGGAAGGAATCTCAACTAGTGGTGATTCAATGATTCCCTCCATTGGTCCAGTTTCCGGAAAGGCCTTAATCATATAATTTGCGAATCTATCCAATCTGTCCTCAGCCGCTTTAACCTGTTCAGCATGGACGATTGGGTTTTCTTGTTTGGCACCGTAATTTGGATTCATCCAAAAGACTTCATCCATGTTTATAAGATTTTTAAGCATTGGATCTTTCGTCTTCCACTCCATAATCGATAAACCTGCGATTTTATGCATCTCCACAGCAGTCCCTCCCAGTATATGTAGTATTCATCATCTACTATAACTCAACAAACTGCAATAAAGATTACAATTATCATTTTTTCAGGGAAATCAGCTTAAAATGTTAAATTCACTTTTAATTTCCCTCGCACACTATTAATAAACCAAATTTCCTCAGCGCTATTAAGGTCAGCCTTTGAAATGGGCTTTTCTTTGATTTCCTTCTTCCTGATTAACTCTTGACGAAAAGTTCCAGCAAGTAGGCCTGATTCCACAGGAGGCGTAAAAAGGTCTCCATTTATTTTCACCACTACATTTCCATTCGTGAATTCCGTGATGTATCCTTCTTCATTCCAAAGTAGAACGTCATGGAAGTCAGGATTATTCATTTGAAAGCCTTCATAAACATCACGATTTGTCGTCTTATGAAAAAGAAAGGGATTTCCGCTTGATATTGGAGTTTCAGCCAAGATAGCTGTTAATTCTGAATCAAGGGGCTTAATTGCTTGTCCGGAGACTTCAATTTCACCATATTCATTAAGTAGTACCCTTACCTTTTGCAACGTGCCTTTATTCATATCCGCATACTTTTGGAGTTGATCTCTAAGTTTCAATTCAGAGAACCGATAATTAAAGTAATCAGCGGATTGTTTCATCCGATCGATATGATCATTCAACAAATCATATTCTCCATCGTTAAGCTTGATCGATTCCAATAGTTTGTATGCAGGACTTTCCACTGACAATAATTTGGCCTTTAAAAAGGCTTCGTCATATTCTTCCGTTAACTCGGAATCCCAAGTGATTCCCCCGCCTACCCCATACTCGGCTTTACCTGTTTCCTTTTCGATCACTACCGTACGAATCGGCACATTAAAAACGGCTTCGGAATCAGGAGTGATAAACCCGATTGCACCGCAATAAACTTCACGTGGGGAATTTTCGATATCAGTGATGATTTCCATCGTTTTTATTTTAGGTGCCCCTGTTATCGATCCACATGGAAAAAGGGCCTTGAATATATCAATGATTGTTGTTCCGGGTTTCGTATCGGCTGTTATCGTGGATGTCATTTGCCAAACGGTCGGATATTTTTCAATTGCCTTTAGTTGTGGAACCTCGACACTTCCTGGTTCTGCAATCATTCCCAAATCATTTCTGAGCAGGTCCACAATCATGTAGTTTTCAGCTTGATTCTTTTCCGAGGCTGCTAACCAGTCTGCATTGAGTTGATCCATTTTCAGTGTCGTTCCCCGCTTTACCGTTCCTTTCATTGGTCGAGTAATCAGCTGACCATCTTCCCAACGGAAAAACAACTCAGGTGAAGCAGAGAGGATTCGATGTGTCCCCACATTCAAATATGCACTATAGTTCGAGCGTTGAGCTCTCTTCAAGCGATCAAAGAAAGCGAAGTCATCTCCTTCGAACTTGGATTGCAAACGCATCGTATAATTCACTTGGTACGTATTGCCTTTCTCAATTTCTGATTTTATTCTTTGAAACCCGGAATGATAGGTATTTGAATCCGTTTCTGATTGCCATTCAGCCAAATTAAAGGTCCCTGTCATTTTTCCAGGTAATTGTTCTTCCGGTTTATCAAAAATTCCGAACCATAATAATGGCATTTTGGCTCCATCTTTTACTTTAAAAGATTTTTCAAAAGCAGGTGCAGCTTCATAGGAAACATATCCCGCTGCGTAATGCCCCTGTTCGATCGCTTCCTGGACTTTTTGAAATTGAGGAAGGACATCCCCAATGGAATGGGCGGTGAACACTTTTTTCGGGTTCGTAAAATAGAGTGGCCTGCTGTCACCTTGTTTATCTGTGAAGTGAAAAACTAAGGATAAAGGATCTTCTCGTTTCATTCTTTTCTCCTAACTTTGTTTATAAAGTCAATCGTTATGTATTTTTAAAAAAGCTTGCAGATACGTGATCTGCAAGCTCATTCAATGACACTTATTTCATTCCAGTCACTTCTGCAATGATTTCATAAGAACGAAGGCGTGCATCCTGATCATAAATGGCAGAGTTTATAATCATTTCATCCGCCTGGGTTTCATCTAAAAAGGTCTGCAACTGCTCTTTTACCTCTTCCGGATTTCCTATAATGGAGGCATTCAGTTGTTTCATGACAATGGCCTTTTCATATTCTGTCCAAATGCCTTCCATCGTATCAACTGGAGGAGCAAGTTGTCCTGGTGTATTACGGATCAAATTCAAGAATTGCTGTTGATAAGATGTAGCAATCCTTTGTGCTTCTTCCGAAGAATCTGCTGCAAAAACATTGACACCAACCATGACATAAGGTTTATCGAGAACGTCTGATGGTTGGAAATTATTGCGGTAACGAGCTAAAGCTGGTTGGGTATTTTCAGGGGAAAAATGGCTTGCAAATGAAAATGGCAATCCCAGCTGAGCTGATAATGCTGCACTGAAGCCACTTGAACCAAGCAGCCAAATCGGAATGTCCTGTCCTTCTCCAGGGATGGCACGAACACGATTATGTTTAGAATCCGCATCCAAATAGCTGCGGAGCTGTGCTAATTGTTCAGGAAAATCCTGACCGTTATTACGTACATCACCCCGGAGAGCCATGGCCGTATATTGGTCGCTTCCCGGAGCTCGCCCAAGTCCCAAATCTATTCTACCAGGATACATTGCTTCCAATGTTCCAAATTGTTCTGCGATAACAAGTGGTGCATGATTCGGCAGCATTATGCCACCAGAACCCACACGAATTCTTTCCGTCTTTCCTGCCACATAGCCTATAAGCACTGACGTTGCAGAGCTTGCGATCCCTGGCATGCTATGGTGTTCAGCAACCCAGAAACGGTTATAATTCCATTGCTCCACATGCTTGGCTAAATCTATTGTATTTTTAAAAGCTCCCGAAACTGTACCACCCTCAACAATAGAAGCTAGGTCCAGAACGGAAAAAGAAATGTCGCTAAGTTTTTTTGCGTGTTGATCAGCATTCATATCTTCATCTTCTTTCTTTCAATTATGATAAATTGGACGCAAAGCCATCATATAGAAAATGCACACAAAATGCACACAAAATGCTCGAAGGGATTAACTGTTAAGAATTTCCCTGGCAATCAAACGAAACGAATTAAGCCTATCCTCCAATTTATGGGTGATGGTCATCAGCATGATTTCATCTGCTAGATATTTCTCTTGAATCTCCAAAAGACGATACTTCACTTGTGAAGGTGTACCAAAAATCAGTTTTTCATGCATGGTTTCCATCAGTGCTTTTTCTTTTTCAGTCCAAACATGATTCCTTACCTCTTCTATGCTTGGAACCTGCCTTCTTTCCCCTTGTCCACTTTGAATTTTCCATAGGGTGTTGCTAAGAGCGATTTCTTTTGCAAGTTCCTCGGTTTCCGCACATATGGCAGCAACCGTAACGATTGTTTTAGGAGCTTTAAGTAACCCTTTCGATAGGAAGTTATCACGGTATTGCTGAAAACTCTGCACTCCATCATTTTCACTCATAAATTCACCAAATGCATATGCAGTACCATTCTCAGCGGCAAGTTTTGCGCTTTTCCCGCTTGTTCCCAATATCCATGGTTCAGGCGATACCTTTGGGATAGGAGCAGCAGAAACATTTGAATAGGGATGTTCTTTCGGAAATTCATCTCTAAGAAAATTCAACAGTTCCTTAACAAGTTCAGGCATTTTGTAAACATTCTGAAGAAAATTATCGGATAAGGCCATCGTAGCTTCCGCAGATCCACCAGGAGCGCGTCCCAGTCCCATATCAATCCTGCCTGGAAAAAGGGTCGCAAGCATATTATAAGTCTCCGCTATCCGATATGGCTTATAATGCGGAAGCAGCACTGCCCCAGATCCAATTCGGATATTTTTGGTTTGCGCAGCAATATAGCTTATCAACACCTCTGGAACGGAACAGGCCAATCCCGGCAGATCATGATGTTCAGTAAACCAGATTCTGCTATAACCTAGCCTATCGCCTTCTTGAGCAAGTTGCAGTGAGGCCTGTAATGCTTCTTGTGCAGATTGTCCGGATGCAATTGGGGATTGATCTAATATACCCAGTTTCATTTTATCCCTCCCTTCTTGTCTTTCGTAACTTAATAGTAAATCATAACTATTAGAAAGTCGCATGAAAAGCTTGCTATGTTATTGTAGTTTGCAGCCTTTAGCGGAAATTATAAGGAGTTGAATCCAGATTCGGGATTATGGATGAATTATATATTCTGACGAGGTCTTTGTTTTAATATATTAATTTTAGTAGATGACTCAAGAGAATAACATATATTCTAGCGAGGTATTTTAAGGAATATACATTTTATAAAATAAAAAAAGCCCTATAAAAGGGCCTTTTCCGGAGCTATTCATTTTTTTTGAATTGAGATAGTAATTCATCAGCCATTATTTGCGAATCCAAACGAGCCGCTATAAATGGGGGCTGTATCCGATTATTGGACTCTACGGGCAAACCTAACCAGGTAACTCGTTTATCAAAGATGATAAACGAAAAGGAAACCGGTGAACAAATAAAATGATCAGAATTTATATCAGGGTTTCTTTTTATTGATATAATCGTCAATTTCACTGCTGGGTTTCGTTTCATTAAGTATAGCTTCCATTCTTCTGACAAACTGTTTAAATCCGGCACTGCCATAACCATCTCTTGTTTTGCCGACTCAATATCTTCCAGAAAATCACCCAATTTACGGGCATGCATCCATTGCAATTTTGGGTGCTGGTGTTTAACCCATTTTCCAATGTCTTTCTTTGACACAAACTGATCATTTTGAATTTGATGATCGACAAGCTGACGGAGTGTTTTGCTGCGATAAACGTGTTTGTTAACAAATGAAGTGTCACATACATGTACAAACTTCCCTTTCGTCCTTGTTATTGCCACGTTAATGAGCCTTTCACTTTCTCTCCCTGTCAATAACATTCCAGCCCTGTTTTGCGGATAACTATCAACTGTGTCAAAAATCATCATTTCACGTTCACTTCCCTGAAAACGGTGTACAGTTGCTGCGATGATATCAGCTGTTTGCCGTTCTTTGACATATAAGTCATCCAATAGTTTTTCCATCAAGTCTGCCTGAGCACGATATGGGGCCACATAACCAATTGACCTTGTCCCGCCCATATACGCTTCATGAATCAGTTGAAAAGATAAAAGCAATTGCCAAAGATTCATTCTCGAGTGGGAAGTGCGTTCAGTTATGCAATATTCCCCTGATAAGCTAGTATCGACTAGTGCGGCTGCCTTATTGGCAAACGGTTCCGCCAGCATTATGCTCTCCCTGCTAGTCGCAACACTTTCATGATCCCCAACAAAATTGTTATAGACGATACGATTAGTGAATGCAGAAATATCAGGATGCATGCGGCGCTGTTCTTTTAACAGGAATAAATGAGGATGAAGTTCTCTTTCTTCCACAGATTGAGCGACACCGGACCGATGGAAGATGTCTTCCTTCAGCCAAAGTTTCACGAGTGAATCACGAGCGGAAGCAATAGGCGGCAATTGTTTGAAATCACCACAAACGATAATATGTTTGGATATCGCTGCAGCAAATGCCACCTGTGGTACGTAAGCCATGCTCGCTTCGTCCAAAATGACCAGATCATATTCCTTTTGATAAATCGTTTCGTCATTTGCGGCTTTAGCCAAGGTCGTACCGATGATTTTTGCCTCTTTTACTAATTGAACCTCTTTTTGGCGGATTTTCTCCAAAACTTTGGCCAGGTTTTTTTCTATCTCGATTAATTGATCCGTATCCCTTTTACTGAAGGAGCCAGCCAAGTCATGTTTTAATAAACGTTTCTCTTCTCCAAGCTGTTCTTTTTCTTTAACCAATGTCGGTTCATGTTTACCTAATAATTGTCCCGTAACTATATCATCATGGATGGCTAGAGATTCACCGATTTGAGACCCATAGCGAAGCACATCGCCTTCTTTGAAACGATCTTTCTTTTTAATGAATGAAGAAATCTCAGCCATCAAAACATCTACAGCCTGGTTGCTATGAGACAAGACCAACACTTTTTTATCTTGTAAATAATGATTGGCTACTGTACGTGCAAGCGTATAGGTTTTTCCTGTTCCAGGGGGTCCCCAGACAAAAGTGACAGGATTGAACTTCGAACGGGCATATAGCTCTTTCACACTGCTTAGTTTTTCGTTAACAGGATGTTTTTGGGGCATGGATGGGTCCATCAGGCGCTTGATCCGAAGCCTTTTCTTTTTACTTCTCTTGATTTCATCCAAGCGGATAATCAATTGTTCTAGCAATTCCCATGGATCATGGAATAAAAAGGCTTCACCGATCATATCGCCTAACGAGCGGTCAAATACGATAATTATACTTTTCCCTTCCGATGAGAGGATCCTTCCATCCTGTTTAATTCCTCCCCATTCCAGTCGAACGAGGGAACCGACAGGAATTTTTATCGATGAACCTGTTTCAAAATAATAGCTGAAAGAACCATCACTTGTAAGCAGATGGCCGTTCGAAACCAGGTATTTTGTGCTGCCGTATTTTTTTAAATGCAGGATTTCAAGTTGTAGGGCCTGCTGCCATTCTTTTATATAATTAACTGTTGAATTCATTTTTCACTTTCCTCACAAAATATGCCATTGAAGTTTAAAGAAACTGGCCTAAAGCTCCGATGTAGAAAATATCTGTCCCTATGACCTTTTTCGCGCAGTATTCGTTTCTTTAACATATAAAATAAGGCCCAATCATAAGATTGGGCCTTTCCTACGCCAATATTTTAACTATAGCATTTTTTATAACATCATACCATGGGCTCTTTTGGAAGAAATGGTTTAGATTAGCCCTCTGATAACTCCGTGAATTCGTCAACCAGATCACTGAAAATCCTCATTGCATTTTCGATTGGATCAGGTTTAGTTAAATCTACGCCTGTTTTCTTAAGCAACTCCAATGGGAAATCGGAACTCCCGCTTTTCAAGAACGTCAAATAACTTTCAAGTGTTTTTTGGTCCCCGGAAATGATCTTATCTGCGATCGTAATAGCTGAAACGTAACCAGTTGCATATTTGTAGACGTAAAACGGACGATAGAAGTGTGGGATGCGTGACCACCCATACTTCACTTCTTCATCGAAAATTATTTCATCTCCATTATAAGCTCGGAATATCGATTCATAAGCTGTATTAAAAACCTCGGCATTTAGCGGTTCATCATTTTCAGCTTTTTCATGTACAATCTTTTCAAATTCCGCAAACATCACCTGTGTGAAGAACGTTCCTTTAAAACTATCTATGAAATGGTTAAGTAAGTGTTTTTTCTTTTGCACGTCTTTTGTTGTCTTAATCAAATGGCGGATCAGCAGGATTTCATTCACAGTGGATGCAACCTCAGCAACAAAAATGGAATATCCTGCACTTATTTGCGGTTGATATTTTGAGCTATAATAAGAATGCATGCCATGTCCAGATTCATGGGCAAGTGTAAATACACTGTCTAAATCATCACGGTGATTTAATAAGATGAACGGATGAACACCATAAAGTCCTAAATTATAAGCGCCTGAACGTTTTCCAGGTGTTTCCCTGACATCGATATATCTTTTTTCCTTAAAGGTTTTCAGTGTTGTGATATATTCTTCGCCAAGAGGTTTTAGTGCTTCCACCATCAAAGCAAAACCATCATCATAAGAAATTTCCTCT
It contains:
- a CDS encoding LLM class flavin-dependent oxidoreductase; the encoded protein is MKLGILDQSPIASGQSAQEALQASLQLAQEGDRLGYSRIWFTEHHDLPGLACSVPEVLISYIAAQTKNIRIGSGAVLLPHYKPYRIAETYNMLATLFPGRIDMGLGRAPGGSAEATMALSDNFLQNVYKMPELVKELLNFLRDEFPKEHPYSNVSAAPIPKVSPEPWILGTSGKSAKLAAENGTAYAFGEFMSENDGVQSFQQYRDNFLSKGLLKAPKTIVTVAAICAETEELAKEIALSNTLWKIQSGQGERRQVPSIEEVRNHVWTEKEKALMETMHEKLIFGTPSQVKYRLLEIQEKYLADEIMLMTITHKLEDRLNSFRLIAREILNS
- a CDS encoding AAA domain-containing protein, yielding MNSTVNYIKEWQQALQLEILHLKKYGSTKYLVSNGHLLTSDGSFSYYFETGSSIKIPVGSLVRLEWGGIKQDGRILSSEGKSIIIVFDRSLGDMIGEAFLFHDPWELLEQLIIRLDEIKRSKKKRLRIKRLMDPSMPQKHPVNEKLSSVKELYARSKFNPVTFVWGPPGTGKTYTLARTVANHYLQDKKVLVLSHSNQAVDVLMAEISSFIKKKDRFKEGDVLRYGSQIGESLAIHDDIVTGQLLGKHEPTLVKEKEQLGEEKRLLKHDLAGSFSKRDTDQLIEIEKNLAKVLEKIRQKEVQLVKEAKIIGTTLAKAANDETIYQKEYDLVILDEASMAYVPQVAFAAAISKHIIVCGDFKQLPPIASARDSLVKLWLKEDIFHRSGVAQSVEERELHPHLFLLKEQRRMHPDISAFTNRIVYNNFVGDHESVATSRESIMLAEPFANKAAALVDTSLSGEYCITERTSHSRMNLWQLLLSFQLIHEAYMGGTRSIGYVAPYRAQADLMEKLLDDLYVKERQTADIIAATVHRFQGSEREMMIFDTVDSYPQNRAGMLLTGRESERLINVAITRTKGKFVHVCDTSFVNKHVYRSKTLRQLVDHQIQNDQFVSKKDIGKWVKHQHPKLQWMHARKLGDFLEDIESAKQEMVMAVPDLNSLSEEWKLYLMKRNPAVKLTIISIKRNPDINSDHFICSPVSFSFIIFDKRVTWLGLPVESNNRIQPPFIAARLDSQIMADELLSQFKKNE
- the pabB gene encoding aminodeoxychorismate synthase component I, with amino-acid sequence MKREDPLSLVFHFTDKQGDSRPLYFTNPKKVFTAHSIGDVLPQFQKVQEAIEQGHYAAGYVSYEAAPAFEKSFKVKDGAKMPLLWFGIFDKPEEQLPGKMTGTFNLAEWQSETDSNTYHSGFQRIKSEIEKGNTYQVNYTMRLQSKFEGDDFAFFDRLKRAQRSNYSAYLNVGTHRILSASPELFFRWEDGQLITRPMKGTVKRGTTLKMDQLNADWLAASEKNQAENYMIVDLLRNDLGMIAEPGSVEVPQLKAIEKYPTVWQMTSTITADTKPGTTIIDIFKALFPCGSITGAPKIKTMEIITDIENSPREVYCGAIGFITPDSEAVFNVPIRTVVIEKETGKAEYGVGGGITWDSELTEEYDEAFLKAKLLSVESPAYKLLESIKLNDGEYDLLNDHIDRMKQSADYFNYRFSELKLRDQLQKYADMNKGTLQKVRVLLNEYGEIEVSGQAIKPLDSELTAILAETPISSGNPFLFHKTTNRDVYEGFQMNNPDFHDVLLWNEEGYITEFTNGNVVVKINGDLFTPPVESGLLAGTFRQELIRKKEIKEKPISKADLNSAEEIWFINSVRGKLKVNLTF
- a CDS encoding LLM class flavin-dependent oxidoreductase, with translation MNADQHAKKLSDISFSVLDLASIVEGGTVSGAFKNTIDLAKHVEQWNYNRFWVAEHHSMPGIASSATSVLIGYVAGKTERIRVGSGGIMLPNHAPLVIAEQFGTLEAMYPGRIDLGLGRAPGSDQYTAMALRGDVRNNGQDFPEQLAQLRSYLDADSKHNRVRAIPGEGQDIPIWLLGSSGFSAALSAQLGLPFSFASHFSPENTQPALARYRNNFQPSDVLDKPYVMVGVNVFAADSSEEAQRIATSYQQQFLNLIRNTPGQLAPPVDTMEGIWTEYEKAIVMKQLNASIIGNPEEVKEQLQTFLDETQADEMIINSAIYDQDARLRSYEIIAEVTGMK